In a genomic window of Enterobacter asburiae:
- the gltX gene encoding glutamate--tRNA ligase: MKIKTRFAPSPTGYLHVGGARTALYSWLFARHNKGEFVLRIEDTDLERSTPEAIEAIMDGMNWLNLEWDEGPYFQTKRFDRYNAVIDEMLVAGTAYKCYCSKERLDALREEQMANGEKPRYDGRCRHDHSEHAADEPCVVRFANPQDGSVIFDDQIRGPIEFSNQELDDLIIRRTDGSPTYNFCVVVDDWDMEITHVVRGEDHINNTPRQINILKALNAPVPVYAHVSMINGDDGKKLSKRHGAVSVMQYRDDGYLPEALLNYLVRLGWAHGDQEIFSREEMIELFSLSSVSKSASAFNTDKLLWLNHHYINTMPPEYVATYLQWHIEQANIDTRTGPELADLVKLLGERCKTLKEIAESCRYFYEEFDEFDADAAKKHLRPVARQPLEVVRDKLAALTEWTAENVHHAIQATADELEVGMGKVGMPLRVAVTGAGQSPALDVTVHAIGKSRSVARINKALDFIAERENQQ, translated from the coding sequence ATGAAAATCAAAACTCGCTTCGCGCCGAGCCCGACAGGCTATCTGCACGTCGGTGGTGCTCGTACTGCTCTCTACTCCTGGCTTTTTGCACGCCACAACAAAGGTGAGTTCGTGCTGCGTATAGAAGACACCGATCTTGAGCGCTCCACGCCGGAAGCAATTGAAGCCATTATGGATGGGATGAACTGGCTGAACCTGGAGTGGGATGAAGGCCCGTATTTCCAGACTAAACGTTTTGACCGCTATAACGCTGTTATTGATGAGATGCTGGTCGCGGGCACGGCGTATAAATGCTACTGCTCCAAAGAGCGTCTGGATGCGCTGCGCGAAGAGCAGATGGCGAACGGTGAAAAACCGCGTTATGACGGCCGCTGCCGCCACGACCATAGCGAGCATGCTGCTGATGAACCGTGCGTTGTGCGTTTTGCTAACCCGCAGGATGGCTCGGTGATTTTCGACGACCAGATCCGTGGCCCGATCGAATTCAGCAACCAGGAGCTGGACGATCTGATCATTCGTCGCACCGACGGTTCTCCAACCTATAACTTCTGCGTAGTGGTTGATGACTGGGATATGGAAATTACCCACGTTGTCCGTGGTGAAGACCATATCAACAATACCCCACGCCAGATCAACATCCTGAAAGCGCTGAATGCGCCTGTGCCTGTCTATGCGCACGTCTCCATGATCAACGGCGACGATGGTAAAAAACTGTCTAAACGTCACGGTGCGGTCAGCGTCATGCAGTATCGCGACGACGGTTATCTGCCGGAAGCGCTGCTGAACTATCTGGTGCGCCTGGGCTGGGCCCACGGTGACCAGGAGATCTTCAGCCGTGAAGAGATGATCGAACTGTTCTCTCTGAGCTCTGTGAGCAAATCAGCGAGCGCATTTAATACCGACAAGCTGCTGTGGCTGAACCACCACTACATCAATACCATGCCGCCGGAATATGTGGCGACGTATCTGCAGTGGCACATTGAGCAGGCAAATATTGATACCCGCACCGGCCCTGAGCTGGCGGACCTGGTGAAACTGCTCGGCGAGCGCTGCAAAACGCTGAAAGAAATTGCCGAAAGCTGCCGCTACTTCTATGAAGAGTTTGACGAGTTCGACGCGGACGCCGCGAAGAAGCACCTGCGCCCGGTAGCTCGTCAGCCGCTGGAAGTGGTGCGTGACAAGCTGGCTGCGCTCACCGAGTGGACCGCTGAGAATGTGCATCATGCCATTCAGGCGACCGCAGACGAGCTGGAAGTTGGCATGGGCAAAGTCGGTATGCCGCTACGCGTTGCGGTGACCGGTGCGGGCCAGTCTCCAGCACTGGACGTGACTGTCCATGCCATCGGGAAATCACGCAGCGTGGCGCGCATCAACAAGGCGCTGGATTTTATTGCAGAACGTGAAAATCAGCAGTAA
- a CDS encoding LysR family transcriptional regulator: MERVYRTDLKLLRYFLAVAEELHFGRAAARLNMSQPPLSLHIKELESQLGTLLFIRHSRSVALTHAGKVLMEESRRLLASANQALARVEQIGRGEAGRIELGIVGTAMWSEVRTVMRAFLKEHPNVDVVFREKSPVMQMALLERRELDVGIWRMATEPTAGFTSLRLREAAFLVAMPEDHRLVSESSVALTELQDEYFVTMPSAHSDWAFLHRVCQQAGFSPMIVREAVEPQTVLAMISMGMGITLAADSYAQMQWPGVVFRPLRERIPADLYVVYDEKQATPAVKTLIAALKM, translated from the coding sequence ATGGAACGCGTCTATCGAACCGATCTCAAGCTGCTGCGCTATTTTCTGGCCGTGGCGGAGGAACTACATTTTGGACGGGCTGCGGCCCGTCTCAACATGTCCCAGCCTCCGTTAAGCCTGCACATTAAAGAGCTGGAAAGTCAGCTGGGCACGTTACTGTTTATTCGCCACTCGCGGAGCGTCGCGTTGACGCATGCCGGTAAAGTGCTGATGGAAGAGTCACGCCGGCTGCTCGCCAGCGCAAACCAGGCTCTGGCTCGCGTCGAGCAAATTGGCCGGGGGGAAGCAGGGCGCATCGAGCTGGGGATTGTCGGCACCGCCATGTGGAGTGAGGTGCGCACGGTGATGCGCGCTTTCCTGAAAGAGCATCCGAACGTTGATGTCGTTTTTCGCGAAAAATCGCCGGTAATGCAGATGGCGCTGCTTGAGCGCCGGGAGCTGGATGTCGGGATCTGGCGAATGGCAACGGAACCTACCGCGGGTTTTACCAGCCTGCGGTTGCGTGAAGCGGCTTTTCTGGTGGCGATGCCGGAAGATCACCGCCTGGTCAGCGAATCATCCGTTGCGCTTACAGAATTGCAGGATGAGTATTTTGTCACGATGCCTTCAGCACATTCTGACTGGGCATTTTTACATCGTGTTTGCCAGCAAGCCGGGTTTTCGCCGATGATCGTGCGTGAAGCCGTTGAGCCGCAAACGGTACTGGCGATGATCAGCATGGGAATGGGGATTACGCTTGCTGCCGACAGCTACGCGCAAATGCAGTGGCCGGGCGTGGTATTCCGCCCGTTACGGGAGCGTATACCGGCAGATTTGTATGTAGTGTATGACGAGAAGCAGGCGACGCCTGCGGTGAAGACGTTAATTGCGGCGTTGAAGATGTAA
- a CDS encoding MFS transporter — MNITTRLKMMSFMQYFIWGSWLVTLGAYMINTLHFTGSDVGMVYSSKGLAAIVMPSLVGIIADKWLRADRAYVICHLVCAVALCYAAQVNEPGLMFWVMLVNAMAFMPTIALSNTISYSCLEQAGLDTVSHFPRVRVYGTVGFIAAMWAISLMGAELSNVQLYIAAGASLLLALYSLTLPAIPVVKSKTSPSLASKLGLNAFILFKQPRMAVFFLFAMLLGAVLQITNTFGSPFLHDFARNPAYADSFIVKYPSILLSVSQMSEVFFILTIPYFLGRFGIKAVMLMSMVAWMLRFGLFAFGDPSATGFALLMLSMIVYGCAFDFFNISGSVFVEQEVSADIRASAQGLFMTTVNGIGAYFGSVLSGAAVDYFSVEGVKDWQTIWLVFAAYALVLAVVFYFSFNYRHASKNSEMRTVAH; from the coding sequence ATGAACATCACGACTCGCTTAAAGATGATGTCCTTTATGCAATATTTTATCTGGGGGAGCTGGCTGGTTACCCTCGGCGCTTACATGATTAATACCCTACACTTTACCGGCTCTGACGTGGGCATGGTGTACAGCTCCAAAGGACTTGCCGCGATCGTTATGCCTTCGCTGGTGGGGATTATTGCCGACAAGTGGCTGCGGGCAGACCGCGCATACGTCATTTGCCACCTCGTCTGTGCCGTCGCGCTCTGCTATGCCGCGCAGGTCAATGAGCCAGGGCTGATGTTCTGGGTCATGCTGGTGAATGCGATGGCCTTCATGCCCACGATTGCGCTGTCGAACACCATTTCCTACTCCTGTCTTGAACAGGCAGGGCTGGATACGGTGAGCCATTTTCCGCGAGTGCGGGTGTATGGCACCGTGGGCTTTATAGCGGCGATGTGGGCCATAAGCCTCATGGGCGCGGAGCTAAGCAACGTGCAGCTCTATATAGCGGCTGGTGCGTCTCTGCTGCTGGCACTCTATTCTCTGACCCTGCCGGCCATTCCGGTTGTGAAATCGAAAACGTCTCCGTCTCTGGCAAGCAAGCTGGGCCTCAATGCGTTTATCCTGTTTAAACAGCCCCGGATGGCGGTGTTCTTTTTATTTGCCATGTTGCTCGGCGCCGTGCTGCAGATAACCAACACGTTTGGCAGCCCCTTCCTGCATGATTTTGCGCGTAATCCGGCGTATGCAGATAGCTTTATCGTCAAATATCCGTCCATTCTGCTCTCCGTTTCGCAAATGTCTGAGGTATTCTTCATCCTGACCATTCCGTACTTCCTCGGACGATTTGGCATTAAGGCCGTCATGCTGATGAGCATGGTGGCCTGGATGCTGCGGTTTGGCCTGTTTGCCTTTGGCGATCCGTCCGCAACGGGCTTTGCGCTGCTCATGCTCTCAATGATTGTCTACGGCTGTGCGTTCGACTTCTTCAACATTTCCGGCTCGGTGTTTGTTGAACAGGAGGTCAGCGCCGATATCCGCGCCAGCGCGCAAGGGTTGTTTATGACGACCGTTAACGGTATCGGGGCGTATTTCGGTTCGGTATTGAGTGGTGCGGCGGTTGATTATTTCTCGGTTGAAGGAGTGAAGGACTGGCAGACGATCTGGCTGGTGTTTGCGGCCTATGCTCTGGTGCTCGCGGTGGTCTTTTACTTCAGCTTTAACTATCGCCACGCCAGTAAAAACAGCGAGATGCGCACAGTTGCGCACTAA
- the xapA gene encoding xanthosine phosphorylase, translating to MTLSNNPWYCADIIRTAKPNFTPRVAFILGSGLGALADQIDDAVSLSYEKLPGFPVSTVHGHAGELVLGHLAGVPVVCMKGRGHFYEGRGMTVMTDAIRTFKLLGCELLFSTNAAGSLRPEVQPGSLVALSDHINTMPGTPMVGLNDERFGDRFFSLANAYDADYRAVLQTVAAKEGFPLHEGVFVSYPGPNFETAAEIRMMQIIGGDVVGMSVVPEVISARHCGLKVVAVSAITNLAEGLGEVKLSHEQTLAAAELSRQNFINLICGFLRHIA from the coding sequence ATGACCCTCTCGAATAACCCGTGGTACTGTGCTGACATCATTCGCACCGCTAAGCCAAACTTCACCCCTCGCGTGGCGTTTATTCTCGGCTCCGGCCTGGGCGCGCTCGCCGACCAGATAGACGACGCCGTTTCCCTGAGCTACGAAAAGCTGCCTGGCTTCCCGGTGAGCACCGTGCACGGACATGCCGGCGAGCTGGTGCTTGGGCATCTGGCCGGGGTGCCTGTCGTCTGCATGAAGGGGCGAGGGCACTTCTATGAAGGCCGAGGAATGACCGTCATGACCGATGCGATCCGCACCTTTAAGCTGCTGGGGTGCGAGCTACTGTTTAGCACCAATGCGGCGGGCTCACTACGCCCGGAGGTTCAGCCAGGAAGTCTGGTTGCCCTGAGTGACCATATCAACACCATGCCGGGCACGCCGATGGTGGGGCTGAACGATGAGCGCTTTGGCGATCGTTTCTTCTCTCTGGCCAATGCTTACGACGCGGATTACCGTGCCGTTCTGCAAACCGTGGCAGCGAAAGAAGGCTTCCCGCTGCACGAAGGAGTGTTTGTCTCTTATCCCGGCCCGAACTTCGAGACGGCGGCCGAGATCCGCATGATGCAGATTATCGGCGGCGATGTGGTGGGGATGTCCGTGGTGCCTGAAGTGATTTCCGCACGCCATTGCGGCCTGAAGGTGGTGGCCGTTTCTGCTATTACCAATCTCGCCGAAGGTCTGGGAGAGGTAAAACTCTCGCATGAGCAAACCCTTGCTGCCGCCGAGCTCTCCCGCCAGAACTTTATCAATCTTATCTGCGGTTTTCTTCGCCATATTGCCTGA
- a CDS encoding FlxA protein, with the protein MTTIQASTQPIQTSSGGSGASGSNDIAAQISRITDKIKKLTQQLKELANSPGSTDEKKKQQELIQTQIKVLQAQLAALQRQQAEEAQKKQDQKLGKVEGVNNPSDNHQIDIYI; encoded by the coding sequence ATGACGACCATTCAGGCTTCAACCCAACCCATTCAAACCAGCAGCGGCGGGAGCGGCGCTTCCGGCAGTAACGATATCGCGGCGCAAATCAGCCGCATTACCGACAAGATCAAAAAGCTGACACAGCAGTTAAAAGAGCTGGCAAACAGCCCCGGCAGTACGGATGAGAAGAAGAAGCAGCAGGAACTGATTCAGACCCAGATCAAAGTGCTGCAGGCGCAGCTCGCGGCGCTGCAGCGCCAGCAGGCCGAAGAAGCTCAGAAGAAGCAGGATCAAAAGCTGGGCAAAGTGGAAGGGGTGAACAACCCGTCAGACAATCATCAGATTGATATCTACATCTAA
- a CDS encoding LysR family transcriptional regulator, whose translation MNYSLRQLRIFVTVAHARSFSRAGEMIGLSQSAVSHSVKELENQTGVRLLDRTTREVVLTEAGQQLALRLERLLDELNSTLRDVGRLGQQLSGTVRVAASQTISAHLIPQCIAEGSHRYPDIDFVLHDRPQQWVLESIRQGDVDFGIVIDPGQVSDLACESVLSEPFLLLCRDDDPLATLPEVSWQSLTGANLVLQDYASGSRPLIDSALVNQGVKATIVQEIGHPATLFPMVEAGIGISVLPALALPLPQGSRLAVKRLTPVVERKLMLVRRKNRSLSGAAQAIWEVVRIQAQRLTEARIRDPLFNASDD comes from the coding sequence ATGAATTATTCCCTGCGTCAACTTCGCATTTTCGTCACCGTCGCCCACGCCCGCAGCTTCAGTCGGGCAGGGGAGATGATTGGCCTGAGCCAGTCGGCGGTCAGCCACAGCGTGAAAGAGCTGGAAAATCAGACCGGCGTTAGGTTGCTTGACCGCACCACGCGCGAAGTGGTGTTAACCGAAGCAGGGCAGCAGCTGGCCCTGCGCCTTGAACGGCTGCTGGATGAGCTGAACAGCACGCTCAGAGACGTGGGGAGGTTGGGGCAGCAGCTGTCGGGCACCGTGCGGGTTGCGGCCAGCCAGACGATATCCGCGCATCTTATCCCGCAGTGTATTGCCGAGGGAAGCCACCGCTATCCGGACATTGATTTTGTCCTGCATGACAGGCCGCAGCAGTGGGTGCTGGAGAGCATCCGTCAGGGAGATGTGGATTTTGGTATTGTTATCGATCCCGGTCAGGTGAGCGATCTGGCGTGCGAAAGCGTACTTTCTGAGCCCTTTTTGCTGCTCTGCCGTGACGACGACCCGCTGGCAACGTTGCCGGAGGTCAGCTGGCAGTCCCTGACGGGCGCGAACCTGGTTTTACAGGATTATGCCTCGGGTAGCCGCCCGCTGATTGATTCCGCGCTGGTGAATCAGGGCGTTAAGGCAACGATCGTACAGGAGATTGGTCACCCGGCGACGCTGTTTCCGATGGTGGAAGCCGGCATTGGCATCAGCGTGTTGCCCGCCCTGGCGCTTCCCCTGCCGCAGGGAAGCCGACTGGCCGTCAAGCGATTAACGCCGGTTGTCGAGCGAAAGCTGATGCTGGTGCGGCGAAAAAATCGTTCACTCTCGGGGGCGGCGCAGGCTATCTGGGAAGTGGTGCGTATCCAGGCACAACGATTAACCGAAGCCCGCATACGCGACCCACTGTTTAATGCATCAGACGATTAG